One segment of Pseudobythopirellula maris DNA contains the following:
- the ilvB gene encoding biosynthetic-type acetolactate synthase large subunit: MATATKTATKSELTSGADILVQSLVNHGVETIFAYPGGCSMPLHQALTRVGDKLRTILPRHEQGGAFAAQGLARSTGKVGVVMATSGPGATNLVTAIADAKLDSIPLVCITGQVPTKVIGTDAFQETPMVEVCRGITKHHYLVTDVNDVARVMKEAFLIASTGRPGPVLVDMPKDVQLGKCVPDYDCDLNLPGYDPTPPLAPAEQIKQVAAAIKLAKKPVIYAGGGIIIGEASAELRELVEKTGIPITTTVMGLGTYPGTDELSLDMLGMHGSVYANYAVDEADLLIALGVRFDDRVTGKVDAFCKHGKIVHIDIDAAELNKNKPAHIPVRGDIKHALTELNKIVEAPEIGDWVAKCKDWKAEHPFKYDESYPGITQQHAIKTLWEQTAKLDPVITVGVGQHQMWAAQFYKFDKPRTWLSSSGLGTMGFGLPAAMGVQAAFPDRLVIDIDGDGSFQMNIQELSTMVCEKLPVKVLLLNNQHLGMVVQWEDRFMSGNRAHTYLGPIDKPEWKGEGDGIGELDQANRYADFVAIAKGYGCGAAFVDKKEDLEAAIQEMIAYDGPYILDVVVPYQEHVLPMIPGGMTVKDIITE; encoded by the coding sequence ATGGCCACCGCAACGAAGACCGCGACCAAGTCCGAACTCACCTCCGGCGCCGACATCCTCGTGCAGTCGCTGGTGAACCACGGCGTGGAGACGATCTTCGCCTACCCCGGCGGCTGCAGCATGCCGCTGCACCAGGCCCTCACGCGCGTGGGCGACAAGCTCCGCACGATCCTGCCCCGCCACGAGCAGGGGGGCGCCTTCGCCGCCCAAGGCCTCGCGCGCTCCACCGGCAAGGTCGGCGTCGTGATGGCCACCTCCGGCCCCGGCGCCACGAACCTCGTCACCGCGATCGCCGACGCCAAGCTCGACAGCATCCCGCTCGTCTGCATCACCGGCCAGGTCCCGACCAAGGTGATCGGCACCGACGCCTTCCAAGAGACCCCGATGGTCGAGGTTTGTCGCGGCATCACGAAGCACCACTACCTGGTGACCGACGTCAACGACGTCGCCCGCGTCATGAAGGAGGCGTTCCTGATCGCCTCGACCGGCCGCCCCGGCCCGGTGCTGGTCGACATGCCCAAAGACGTGCAGCTCGGCAAGTGCGTGCCCGACTACGACTGCGACCTGAACCTGCCGGGCTACGACCCCACGCCCCCACTCGCCCCGGCCGAGCAGATCAAGCAGGTCGCCGCCGCGATCAAGCTCGCCAAGAAGCCGGTCATCTACGCCGGCGGCGGCATCATCATCGGCGAGGCCTCGGCCGAGCTCCGCGAGCTCGTCGAGAAGACCGGCATCCCGATCACCACCACCGTGATGGGCCTCGGCACGTATCCCGGCACCGACGAGCTGAGCCTCGACATGCTCGGCATGCACGGCAGCGTGTACGCCAACTACGCGGTCGACGAGGCCGACCTGTTGATCGCCCTCGGCGTGCGGTTCGACGACCGCGTCACGGGCAAGGTCGACGCGTTCTGCAAGCACGGCAAGATCGTCCACATCGACATCGACGCCGCCGAGCTCAACAAGAACAAGCCGGCCCACATCCCCGTGCGCGGCGACATCAAGCACGCGCTCACCGAGCTCAACAAGATCGTCGAGGCGCCCGAGATCGGCGACTGGGTCGCCAAGTGCAAGGACTGGAAGGCCGAGCACCCCTTCAAGTACGACGAGTCGTACCCCGGCATCACGCAGCAGCACGCGATCAAGACCCTCTGGGAACAGACCGCGAAGCTCGACCCGGTGATCACCGTCGGCGTCGGCCAGCACCAGATGTGGGCCGCCCAGTTCTACAAGTTCGACAAGCCGCGCACCTGGCTCAGCTCCAGCGGCCTGGGGACGATGGGTTTTGGTTTGCCGGCCGCCATGGGCGTGCAGGCCGCCTTCCCCGACCGGCTGGTGATCGACATCGACGGCGACGGCAGCTTCCAGATGAACATCCAGGAGCTCAGCACGATGGTGTGCGAGAAGCTCCCCGTAAAAGTGCTGCTGCTCAACAACCAGCACCTCGGCATGGTCGTCCAATGGGAAGACCGCTTCATGTCCGGCAACCGCGCCCACACCTACCTCGGCCCGATCGACAAGCCGGAGTGGAAGGGCGAGGGCGACGGCATCGGCGAGCTCGACCAGGCCAACCGCTACGCCGACTTCGTCGCGATCGCCAAGGGCTACGGCTGCGGCGCCGCCTTCGTCGACAAGAAGGAAGACCTCGAGGCCGCCATCCAAGAGATGATCGCCTACGACGGCCCCTACATCCTCGACGTCGTCGTGCCGTACCAAGAGCACGTGCTGCCGATGATCCCCGGCGGCATGACCGTCAAGGACATCATCACGGAGTGA
- a CDS encoding nucleotidyltransferase domain-containing protein, with protein sequence MRDYYKEVCKWLGKSYPTIDQARDRSKTQINNLPSHLVGLTFAESTGFLVFGSLARSEFTEGSDLDWTLLVDGPSELDHYQTSLEVRKRLVKEDLIEPGTSGLFGGITSGHELLHNIGGLEDTNANMTRRLLLLLESVAIEGSTTRNKVIAKLLERYVRYGSSVETFSADGLKPPRFLLNDFVRFWRTMAVDYAAKKWLQADKKWALRNAKLRFSRKLIFMKGLLLCLDCELFPKEWPWKDLNAADYEGMPESRLQEGLKRLIDLPALDTLCRSAILLGAKEPVAAALRSYDLFLSTLNDASQREHLKGVPFEDAEMDETFSQLRVAGKEFGQALETLLFDSHPKMTALAKEYGVF encoded by the coding sequence ATGCGCGACTACTACAAAGAGGTGTGCAAGTGGTTAGGCAAGTCTTATCCTACGATCGACCAAGCCCGCGATCGATCGAAGACGCAGATCAACAACCTTCCTTCTCACTTGGTCGGTCTCACCTTTGCGGAATCCACTGGCTTCTTAGTATTCGGGTCACTTGCCCGATCGGAATTCACTGAAGGCAGTGACCTCGACTGGACCTTGCTCGTCGATGGCCCTTCTGAACTTGATCACTATCAAACTTCTCTTGAGGTTCGAAAACGTCTTGTCAAAGAAGATCTGATCGAACCGGGAACTTCTGGCTTATTTGGCGGCATCACCAGCGGCCACGAGTTGCTGCACAACATTGGCGGCCTCGAAGACACAAACGCCAACATGACGCGCCGCCTGCTCTTGCTGCTCGAATCGGTTGCGATTGAGGGATCAACAACCCGAAACAAAGTTATCGCCAAACTTCTAGAGCGATACGTCAGATATGGCAGCAGCGTGGAGACCTTCTCCGCCGATGGTCTGAAGCCGCCGCGATTCTTGCTCAACGACTTTGTTCGTTTCTGGAGGACAATGGCGGTCGACTACGCAGCAAAGAAGTGGCTTCAGGCAGACAAGAAATGGGCGCTCCGAAACGCCAAATTGCGTTTCTCCCGAAAACTGATCTTTATGAAGGGGCTTTTGCTGTGCCTCGACTGCGAGCTGTTCCCAAAAGAGTGGCCCTGGAAAGACTTGAACGCCGCTGACTACGAGGGCATGCCCGAAAGCCGCTTGCAAGAAGGGCTCAAACGATTGATTGATTTGCCAGCCTTGGACACGCTCTGCCGTTCGGCCATTCTCCTCGGCGCCAAAGAGCCGGTAGCTGCAGCTCTGCGAAGTTACGACCTCTTCTTGTCGACTCTCAATGATGCATCGCAACGAGAGCACCTTAAGGGTGTGCCCTTTGAAGACGCCGAAATGGACGAAACGTTCAGCCAACTCCGCGTAGCCGGCAAAGAATTCGGCCAAGCGTTGGAAACCCTGCTGTTCGACTCCCACCCCAAGATGACCGCATTAGCCAAAGAATACGGAGTATTCTGA
- a CDS encoding MOSC domain-containing protein — protein sequence MTILGRVESIQVGRPRRYDDGDHSAKPWTSAIDKAPVAGSVMVGPTSLAGDEQADLEHHGGPDKSVLGYAAAHYDDWQTEFPDAPFAPGGFGENLTFSGFAEADCCVGDTVQIGDCRLQVSQPRQPCWKLSRRWGLAKLAVRVQQTGRTGWYYRVAREGLIEAGQEVRLVERPFPEFTVAWASAVMYAKPRSASDDLRLAGCPLLSASWKETLTQRATKKIEADPALRLEGK from the coding sequence ATGACGATCCTCGGACGAGTCGAATCGATCCAGGTCGGTCGCCCCCGACGCTACGACGACGGGGACCACTCGGCCAAGCCTTGGACCTCGGCGATCGACAAGGCGCCGGTCGCCGGGAGCGTCATGGTCGGCCCGACGAGCCTCGCGGGCGACGAGCAGGCCGACCTCGAGCACCACGGCGGGCCCGACAAGTCGGTCCTCGGCTACGCCGCCGCCCATTACGACGACTGGCAAACCGAGTTCCCCGACGCCCCGTTCGCCCCCGGCGGCTTCGGCGAGAACCTCACCTTCTCCGGCTTCGCCGAGGCCGACTGCTGCGTCGGCGACACGGTGCAAATCGGCGACTGCCGGCTGCAGGTCTCGCAGCCGCGTCAGCCTTGCTGGAAGCTCTCGCGTCGCTGGGGCCTCGCCAAGCTGGCCGTCCGCGTGCAGCAGACCGGGCGGACCGGCTGGTACTACCGCGTGGCGCGAGAGGGCCTGATCGAGGCGGGCCAAGAGGTGCGGCTCGTCGAGCGCCCGTTCCCCGAGTTCACCGTCGCCTGGGCGAGCGCCGTGATGTACGCCAAGCCCCGCTCCGCGAGCGACGACCTGCGCCTCGCCGGCTGCCCGCTGCTGTCGGCGTCGTGGAAAGAAACGCTCACGCAACGGGCGACCAAGAAAATCGAGGCCGATCCCGCGCTAAGGCTCGAGGGCAAATAG